The Deinobacterium chartae genome includes a window with the following:
- a CDS encoding DUF305 domain-containing protein, producing MNALPLWARAVASALLALVATLLVLELLERGRGNASADVTFARDMSAHHAQAVQMSMILHARTHDPQLRTLALDIALTQQAQLGMMHGWLQAWNVPIAGRGPIMRGMGESMGMATAEQIAALSSAPLEEAETLYLQLMLRHHQGGILMAEGAALEVRRPYLRELARKMVEGQRSETGLLEAMLRERRAQPLPAPEAHRH from the coding sequence GTGAACGCCCTGCCCCTGTGGGCCCGCGCGGTGGCCAGTGCCCTGCTGGCACTGGTCGCCACCCTGCTGGTCCTGGAGCTGCTCGAGCGCGGTCGCGGCAACGCTTCGGCCGACGTGACCTTCGCGCGCGACATGAGCGCCCACCACGCGCAGGCGGTGCAGATGAGCATGATCTTGCACGCCCGCACGCACGACCCGCAACTTCGCACGCTGGCCCTGGACATCGCCCTTACCCAGCAGGCCCAGCTCGGCATGATGCACGGCTGGTTGCAGGCCTGGAACGTGCCCATCGCGGGCCGCGGGCCCATCATGCGCGGCATGGGCGAAAGCATGGGCATGGCCACCGCCGAGCAGATCGCCGCCCTGAGCAGCGCCCCCCTCGAAGAAGCCGAAACGCTCTATCTGCAACTGATGCTGCGCCACCACCAGGGCGGCATCCTCATGGCCGAGGGGGCCGCCCTCGAGGTGCGCCGCCCGTACCTGCGCGAACTCGCCCGCAAGATGGTCGAGGGGCAGCGCAGTGAAACCGGGCTGCTCGAGGCGATGCTCCGCGAGCGCAGGGCGCAGCCGCTGCCCGCGCCCGAAGCGCACCGGCACTGA
- a CDS encoding cupin domain-containing protein: MTAVAGSQPRLTITNRCLGDRVTFLQRTDGQGSPTVIEIELLPSGGNAAHVHRSFDEHFTCLSGTLGLEVGGRKLYLKSGEQATARSGVPHRFFNPGTELVSFRVELRPGHAGFERGLIVAYGLANDGLTTQGGVPRNPLHLAVLCEIGEAGLPGPMGLLQPLLNLLAARARRLGVDRELIARYGA, encoded by the coding sequence ATGACCGCTGTAGCTGGATCTCAACCCCGACTGACCATCACCAACCGCTGCCTGGGCGACCGCGTGACTTTTTTGCAACGCACCGACGGGCAGGGGAGCCCGACCGTCATCGAGATAGAACTGCTTCCCAGCGGCGGCAACGCGGCGCACGTGCACCGCAGCTTCGACGAGCACTTCACCTGCCTGAGCGGGACGCTGGGCCTCGAGGTGGGCGGGCGCAAGCTGTACCTGAAATCGGGCGAGCAGGCCACCGCTCGCAGCGGCGTGCCGCACCGTTTCTTCAATCCGGGAACCGAGCTGGTGTCGTTCCGGGTAGAGCTGCGCCCCGGGCACGCGGGTTTCGAGCGGGGGCTGATCGTGGCGTACGGCCTGGCCAACGACGGCCTGACCACCCAGGGCGGCGTGCCGCGCAACCCGCTGCACCTGGCGGTGCTGTGCGAGATAGGCGAGGCGGGCCTGCCGGGTCCGATGGGGCTGCTGCAACCGCTGCTGAACCTGCTGGCCGCGCGGGCGCGCCGCCTGGGCGTAGATCGCGAGCTGATCGCGCGCTACGGGGCCTGA